A genome region from Cutaneotrichosporon cavernicola HIS019 DNA, chromosome: 5 includes the following:
- the taf6 gene encoding uncharacterized protein (TATA box binding protein associated factor) produces the protein MVYAPQRRHAVASMSTTLQALALVQHFYAPNMLVLLCRVFSLIHIRAPPVIQPTRSLFSLWFLVATTNLAAVFFHLMGDGEGGYDTKGLMLDFVGQSNPSSLTRVLILDLAIFLLQLVTLIVCYVVNYTPTLPKTDIFLYDDLLLPPEAPARAVAEDDLDVESGDQLRQRRHGKGPRYQNVATGDTSSWPEDEGEDPTGRSSARSPVRASTPIRRGRSGVPLVFNIPLAHMLSLIFRLPGPSPMSVASGGTPLTSPPTSPRSVQDELALLTAAVTQAAVQRDSRPSGATTGSSSRSPTESPAGSSEGSGRRSEPDEDDTDRIPGDYWTSRAR, from the exons ATGGTATATGCTCCACAGCGGCGTCATGCCGTGGCTTCT ATGTCAACGACATTGCAAGCGCTCGCGTTGGTGCAGCACTTCTACGCCCCCAACATGCTCGTGCTACTATGCCGCGTCTTCTCTTTGATTC ACATTCGAGCACCACCCGTGATTCAGCCGACCCGGTCGCTGTTCTCCCTATGGTTCTTAGTGGCAACTACAAACCTCGCTGCCGTCTTCTTCCACTTAATGGGTgacggggaaggtggtTACGATACCAAGGGGTTGATGCTCGATTTTGTGGGGCAAt CAAACCCTTCCTCCCTTACCcgcgtcctcatcctcgatctcgccatcttcctccTGCAGCTTGTGACCTTGATCGTGTGCTACGTTGTCAACTACACACCGACGCTGCCCAAGACTGACATCTTCCTCTacgacgacctccttcTGCCGCCAGAGGCACCCGCCAGGGCCGTGGCCGAGGATGATCTGGATGTTGAGAGTGGCGACCAGTTACGGCAACGTCGTCACGGGAAGGGACCACGATACCAGAACGTTGCTACTGGCGACACCTCGTCATGGCCtgaggatgaaggagaAGACCCGACAGGAAGGT CATCCGCCCGTTCGCCGGTTAGGGCTTCCACTCCGATTCGACGCGGACGCTCTGGGGTCCCTCTTGTGTTCAACATTCCACTCGCCCACATGCTGAGCCTCATCTTTCGGCTGCCAGGCCCTTCGCCGATGAGTGTTGCCTCGGGCGGCACGCCTCTCACCTCACCGCCAACCTCACCCCGCAGCGTGCAGGACGAGTTGGCGCTGCTCACAGCTGCTGTCACGCAGGCCGCAGTTCAACGCGACTCGCGGCCTTCGGGTGCGACGACAGGAAGCAGCAGCAGATCACCAACAGAGTCGCCGGCTGGCAGCTCGGAAGGCTCAGGACGAAGATCCGAGCCGGACGAAGATGATACGGATCGGATACCTGGGGATTATTGGACGTCTAGAGCTCGTTAG
- the GUS1 gene encoding uncharacterized protein (Belongs to the class-I aminoacyl-tRNA synthetase family), with protein sequence MSIALPITPVPLFNLAAPATYQGIEVEWILDPTASPKFDGSSDIETISAKLEANSPRDGPALPELPAKLDRDTPFAEVAKILDALDDYLAYRTYFGGAQIGYNDVLIWGLIRSNKSAAGSVKIPGRPHLARWYTQFETTELPKTIAESFNKARSDMDKGKKVKRQEVIEAVLPNAVEGKVVVRFAPEPSGYLHIGHLKAAILNRFFADKYKGKYILRFDDTNPSKEEGEFEDAIKEDLAMIEVEFDKVVHTSDHFDKIREHTVRLIKQGDAFMDNTDAETVKEQRRAVIPSKNRDLSIEENLKLFQDMCDGKAPTWSLRAKIDYEHKNGVMRDPVIYRAVEGSHHITGTKYKAYPMYDLACPVIDHIDGVTHALRANEYAARHEQYEWFIKRLGFPHIEIFDFSRIDFVYTVLSKRKLKYLVEQGVVSGWSDPRFPTVRGIRSRGMTVKGLKEYIISQGASQQLLLLEWDGIWTVNKRVIDPIAPRYWAIAEDKMVPVKVEGRDTDAETVEKKPLHKKNPEVGEKDLVFSSNLIIEQEDAKTFGDNEEITAMDWGNAYVADKKVNAAGDVEAVTLKLHLAGDFKKTSKKVTWLAAPTKEHPLVPVTLIEYDYLITKKKMDEADDLSSIVNPKTEYRTPALASAEVANLKKWDIIQFERKGFYIFQGTKDAEGRMEFGFIPDGRLATITLKATPTAETPKVAGASKGSWGKPGAKKAAPAQAPEGAKVNLSDATAGFEIPVKVDMFESARVYGKEAVQINPKVNMFTSKPVYDN encoded by the exons ATGTCTATCGCTCTCCCCATCACCCCTGTTCCTCTAttcaacctcgccgccccGGCCACGTACCAGGGCATCGAGGTGGAGTGGATCCTCGACCCCACTGCCTCGCCCAAGTTTGACGGCTCTTCGGACATTGAGACCATTTCGGCCAAGCTGGAGGCCAACTCGCCTCGCGACGGACCCGCTCTCCCCGAGCTCcccgccaagctcgaccgcgATACCCCcttcgccgaggtcgccaagatcctcgacgcgctcgacgactACCTCGCTTACCG cacgtactttggcggcgcgcagaTTGGCTACAACGATGTGCTCATCTGGGGTCTGATCCGCTCCAACAAGTCGGCGGCGGGATCAGTCAAGATTCCCGGCCGGCCCCACCTCGCTCGTTGGTACACGCAGTTCGAGACGACCGAGCTGCCCAAGACCATCGCCGAGTCGTTCAACAAGGCCCGCTCCGACAtggacaagggcaagaaggtcaAGCGCCAGGAGGTTATTGAGGCGGTTCTTCCCAACGCtgtcgagggcaaggtcgtcgtccgctTCGCTCCGGAGCCCTCTGGGTACCTCCACATCGGTCacctcaaggccgccaTTCTCAACCGCTTCTTCGCCGACAAGTACAAGGGCAAGTACATCCTCCGCTTTGACGACACGAACCCGTCCAAGGAAGAGGGTGAgttcgaggacgcgatCAAGGAGGACCTGGCCAtgatcgaggtcgagtttGACAAGGTCGTCCACACCTCCGACCACTTTGACAAGATCCGCGAGCACACCGTCAGGCTCATCAAGCAGGGCGACGCGTTCATGGACAACACGGACGCCGAGACTGTCAAGGAGCAGCGCCGGGCCGTTATCCCTTCGAAGAACCGCGACCTCTCCATCGAAGAGAACCTCAAGTTATTCCAGGACATGTGCGACGGCAAGGCTCCCACGTGGTCGCTCCGTGCCAAGATCGACTACGAGCACAAGAACGGTGTAATGCGCGACCCTGTCATCTACCGTGCGGTTGAGGGCTCGCACCACATCACTGGCACCAAGTACAAGGCGTACCCCATGTACGACCTCGCATGCCCGGTCATCGACCACATTGACGGCGTGACTCACGCACTCCGTGCCAACGAGTACGCAGCTCGCCACGAGCAGTACGAGTGGTTCATCAAGAGGCTCGGCTTCCCCCACATCGAGATCTTCGACTTCTCACGTATCGACTTTGTGTACACTGTGTTGTCTaagcgcaagctcaagtacctcgtcgagcagggTGTCGTCTCGGGCTGGTCCGACCCCCGTTTCCCTACCGTCCGCGGCATCCGCTCGCGCGGTATGACTGTCAAGGGTCTCAAGGAGTACATCATCAGCCAGGGTGCGTCACAGCAGTTGCTCCTGCTTGAGTGGGACGGCATCTGGACTGTCAACAAGCGTGTCATCGACCCCATCGCGCCCCGTTACTGGGCCATTGCCGAGGACAAGATGGTCCccgtcaaggtcgagggccGGGACACGGACGCTGAGACTgtcgagaagaagccgCTCCACAAGAAGAACCCCGAAGTTGGCGAGAAGGACCTCGTCTTCTCGTCCAACCTGATCATTGAGCAGGAGGATGCCAAGACGTTTGGCGACAACGAGGAGATCACTGCTATGGACTGGGGAAACGCCTATGTCGCCGACAAGAAGGTCAACGCTGCTGGCGatgtcgaggccgtcacTCTCAAGCTCCACCTCGCGGGTGACTTCAAGAAGACGTCTAAGAAGGTTACTTGGCTCGCCGCTCCCACTAAGGAGCACCCGCTCGTCCCAGTCACGCTCATCGAGTACGACTACCTGATCACAAAGAAGAagatggacgaggccgacgacctcTCCAGCATTGTCAACCCCAAGACCGAGTACCGCACGCCTGCGCTCGCGTCGGCCGAGGTCGCTAACCTCAAGAAGTGGGACATCATCCAGTTCGAGCGCAAGGGCTTCTACATCTTCCAGGGTaccaaggacgccgagggtCGCATGGAGTTTGGCTTCATCCCCGA TGGTCGTCTCGCCACCATCACTCTCAAGGCTACCCCCACCGCGGAGACCCCCAAGGTTGCTGGGGCTTCCAAGGGTTCGTGGGGCAAGCCCGGTGCCAAGAAGGCAGCTCCTGCTCAAGCGCCGGAGGGCGCCAAGGTCAACCTCTCGGACGCCACGGCGGGCTTTGAGATCCCTGTCAAGGTCGACATGTTCGAGTCTGCTCGCGTCTA TGGCAAGGAGGCCGTCCAGATTAACCCCAAGGTCAACATGTTCACCTCGAAGCCAGTCTACGACAACTAG
- the BTN1 gene encoding uncharacterized protein (CLN3 protein): MAMTPHRPFLTEDDEVDAFIDANDRPASTGNARRNLFAAFMAFGLLNNVLYVVILSAALDLVPATTPKGIVAFFNIFPALIAKVCWPLISTGEIRYRRRVGFCTAISFSGILIVALSPGVSGRLFGIALASFSSGLGELTFLQLTTTLPTRQASKTAVGAWSSGTGFAGVAGAALWWLLRGLGVRGGLGISSVLPLFFPLTYKFVLPSWGELGSAPAYHPLPTDEDEEGRPGERPPPGAFGQYVPKVYLSPADKWELFKPLVLRYMLPLCFVYIEEYVINSGVAPTLVFPLPTHGPWSLLFMSPRDYYPFWSLTYQSFVFISRSSLSLGIPPIPRPLLPIPTIIQFFVLVLLTLQSRSFIFSAPEYTPPAPEPSTGVDRSITAVFLLTCLEGLCGGAAYVNTFYHVGHEGGDDEDGDGSSPEEVRRKMEKEFRIGATGAADSTGILFASLLSMPLEIALCNAQVAQGRDTCRKL; this comes from the exons ATGGCCATGACGCCCCACCGCCCCTTCCTGAcagaagacgacgaggtggacgcGTTCATCGACG CGAATGATAggccggcgtcgacgggTAACGCACGCCGCAACCTCTTTGCGGCGTTCATGGCATTCGGCTTACTGAACAATG TGCTATACGTGGTTATCCTCAGTGCCGCGCTTGACCTGGTGCCAGCCACGACGCCGAAGGGCATCGTCGCGTTCTTCAACATCTTCCCTGCGCTTATC GCCAAGGTCTGCTGGCCACTAATCTCGACTGGCGAGATCCGATaccgacgccgagtcggCTTCTGCACGGCAATCAGCTTCAGCGGGATCCTGATCGTGGCCCTCTCACCGGGCGTCAGTGGGAGGCTCTTTGGGATCGCTCTCGCATCTTTCTCGAGTGGACTTGGCGAACTCACGTTCCTCCAGCTCACCACCACTCTGCCGACCCGACAGGCGTCAAAGAccgccgtcggcgcgtGGTCGTCCGGCACAGGCTTTGCTGGCGTAGCTGGCGCCGCACTGTGGTGGCTCCTccgcggccttggcgtGCGGGGTGGACTGGGTATCTCCTCCGTCCTCCCGCTCTTCTTCCCACTCACGTACAAGTTTGTCCTCCCGTCGTggggcgagctcggctcCGCACCGGCGTACCACCCTCTCCCGACTGAcgaagatgaagaaggaAGGCCTGGGGAGAGGCCACCGCCCGGCGCGTTTGGGCAGTACGTGCCCAAGGTATATCTCTCGCCTGCGGACAAGTGGGAGCTCTTCAAGCCCCTCGTACTGCGGTACATGCTCCCGCTCTGCTTCGTCTACATCGAGGAATACGTTATCAACTCTGGAGTCGCGCCGACGCTCGTCTTTCCGTTGCCAACGCATGGGCCGTGGTCCCTTCTCTTCATGAGTCCGCGAGACTACTACCCATTCTGGAGTCTTACCT ACCAGAGCTTTGTGTTCATCTCGCGTTCGAGCCTAAGTCTCGGGATCCCGCCCATCCCACGgcctctcctccccattCCTACCATCATCCAGTTCTTCGTTCTAGTCCTCCTCACGCTCCAGTCGCGGTCATTCATTTTTTCCGCGCCCGAGTAcacgccgccagcgccagagCCGTCGACCGGCGTCGACCGCTCGATCACCGCCGTGTTCCTCCTCACGTGTCTCGAGGGGCTGTGTGGCGGCGCAGCGTACGTCAACACCTTTTACCACGTTGGCCACGAGGGgggagacgacgaggacggcgacggctcCTCCCCTGAAGAGGTACGACGGAagatggagaaggagtTCCGTATTGGTGCGACTGGCGCGGCCGACTCGACCGGCATCCTCTTCGCGTCCCTCCTTTCCATGCCGCTCGAGATTGCGCTGTGTAACGCCCAGGTCGCACAAGGGCGCGACACGTGCCGCAAGCTCTAG